The Methylacidimicrobium sp. B4 genome contains a region encoding:
- a CDS encoding CopD family protein, translating to MTYLWLKALHVASVLVWVGGLFTQSIVLAAAARTGLDSSSRALVASIRSWDGRVVLPALILTWVLGIVLGVLSGSFRTGWLSAKLVFVIVLSGLHGMQAGMLRRASSHPEARIAGFVRWLPGLIALSVLAIAILVVVKPG from the coding sequence TTGACCTACCTCTGGCTCAAGGCCCTGCACGTTGCGTCGGTCCTCGTCTGGGTCGGCGGCCTCTTCACGCAGTCGATCGTGCTCGCTGCCGCAGCACGGACGGGCCTGGATTCCTCTTCCCGCGCGCTGGTCGCCTCGATCCGCTCGTGGGACGGTCGGGTGGTCCTGCCCGCACTGATCCTGACCTGGGTGCTCGGGATCGTGCTGGGCGTCCTCAGCGGAAGCTTTCGGACGGGGTGGCTTTCGGCCAAGCTCGTCTTCGTGATTGTCCTCTCGGGCCTGCATGGGATGCAGGCCGGGATGCTTCGCCGCGCGTCGTCCCATCCCGAGGCGCGGATTGCCGGGTTCGTGCGCTGGTTGCCCGGGCTGATTGCCCTGTCGGTGCTCGCGATTGCGATCCTTGTCGTCGTGAAGCCGGGATAA
- a CDS encoding HigA family addiction module antitoxin translates to MLTTKRKPASVGEILTEEFMEPMGLTQGALAEAMGVQRKHVNELCSNRRNVTAATALILARVFGNSPDFWLNVQRRNDLWEVMNTPKERARVERARPVKKAA, encoded by the coding sequence ATGCTGACCACCAAGCGCAAGCCGGCGAGCGTCGGCGAGATACTGACTGAAGAGTTCATGGAGCCGATGGGGCTGACGCAGGGAGCGCTCGCCGAGGCGATGGGCGTCCAGCGCAAACACGTCAACGAATTGTGCAGCAACCGCAGGAACGTGACGGCCGCGACGGCGCTGATCCTGGCCCGTGTGTTCGGCAATAGCCCCGACTTCTGGCTCAACGTGCAGCGACGCAACGATCTTTGGGAGGTGATGAACACACCCAAGGAGCGCGCAAGGGTCGAGCGCGCGCGCCCCGTGAAGAAGGCTGCCTGA
- a CDS encoding transposase: MLSLLPNQITNGTREATHRRIQLAQRMARGCRSFRHLRIAAFLKAGTLRRGSFGRAHWKQRRGKIDHGEPPRDCNMSYSAVHILISREAG, from the coding sequence ATCCTCTCCCTTCTTCCGAATCAGATCACCAACGGAACCCGCGAAGCGACCCACCGGCGGATCCAGCTTGCCCAAAGGATGGCCAGAGGCTGTCGGAGCTTCCGCCACCTGAGAATTGCCGCGTTCCTCAAGGCCGGAACGTTGCGGCGCGGATCTTTCGGCCGTGCCCACTGGAAACAGCGAAGAGGCAAGATCGATCACGGTGAACCGCCCCGGGATTGCAATATGAGTTATAGTGCGGTACATATACTCATAAGTAGAGAGGCGGGTTGA
- a CDS encoding cation:proton antiporter, which produces MPLDNPWVFLAIWMGAAFLAAVLALQLRVSVALMEVLVGIGLSHFLGMEQPTEWMVFLARMGSVTLAFLAGTEIDPRSFRHHAASSLIIGFLSFLLPFGLIYLLAHSVLGWSSAQSIIAGIALATTSVAIVYTTVVEKGMESSRFGQLLLTSCFVTDFASVLALGLFFTHWSTHSLLLLLVALLLLLALPLSLGPLLRWLRQSPVSEPEIKFLFFMLALLGALASVAQTEPVLPAYIAGVLVAKSFAIDRQLVYRMRSLAYGLLTPFFFMKAGFHISLHALLYGALPIGLLFGVKILSKMTAVWPTLLAFRFSRQEACFGSLLTSGGLTFGLIAAHYGVANGILGRRLYSEVTISILLSTLIPVIGASRLFPRVGPGGKEGEREIAKPGEFEEEG; this is translated from the coding sequence ATGCCACTCGACAACCCCTGGGTCTTCCTTGCGATCTGGATGGGAGCGGCCTTTCTTGCAGCCGTACTCGCGCTCCAGCTTCGGGTCTCGGTTGCGTTGATGGAGGTTCTGGTCGGAATCGGGCTGAGCCATTTCCTCGGAATGGAGCAACCGACCGAGTGGATGGTCTTTCTGGCGAGGATGGGAAGCGTGACGCTCGCCTTTCTTGCCGGGACGGAGATCGACCCCCGCTCGTTCCGGCACCACGCGGCCTCCAGCCTCATCATCGGCTTCCTCTCCTTTCTCTTGCCCTTCGGCCTCATCTATCTGCTGGCGCACTCCGTTCTCGGCTGGAGCTCCGCGCAGTCGATCATCGCCGGGATCGCCCTGGCGACCACATCGGTCGCGATCGTCTATACGACCGTGGTCGAAAAGGGGATGGAGTCGAGCCGCTTCGGTCAGCTGCTCCTGACGAGCTGCTTCGTAACCGACTTTGCTTCGGTCTTGGCCCTGGGCCTCTTCTTCACGCACTGGTCGACCCATTCGCTGCTTCTGCTCCTCGTCGCTCTTCTCCTGCTTCTGGCGCTGCCGCTTTCGCTCGGACCCCTGCTCCGCTGGCTGCGGCAAAGTCCGGTCAGCGAACCGGAAATCAAGTTCCTCTTCTTTATGCTCGCCCTTCTCGGAGCGCTCGCTTCGGTCGCGCAGACCGAGCCCGTGCTGCCCGCCTACATCGCCGGCGTCCTCGTCGCGAAATCCTTTGCCATCGATCGGCAACTGGTCTATCGGATGCGCTCGCTTGCGTATGGGCTGCTCACGCCTTTTTTTTTCATGAAGGCGGGCTTCCACATTTCGCTCCATGCGCTTCTCTACGGCGCGCTCCCCATCGGCCTGCTCTTCGGCGTGAAAATCCTGAGCAAGATGACCGCGGTCTGGCCAACGCTCCTGGCATTCCGGTTCTCGCGGCAGGAGGCTTGTTTCGGCTCCTTGCTGACCAGCGGCGGGCTCACCTTTGGCCTTATCGCCGCTCACTACGGCGTGGCAAACGGCATCTTGGGGAGGAGGCTCTACTCGGAGGTGACGATCTCCATTCTCCTGAGCACCCTGATCCCGGTGATCGGGGCGAGCCGGCTCTTCCCGCGGGTCGGCCCCGGGGGAAAGGAGGGCGAGCGCGAGATTGCCAAGCCCGGGGAGTTCGAGGAGGAGGGGTGA
- a CDS encoding prephenate dehydratase domain-containing protein has translation MPTIAYLGPEHTFSHLVARKRFPDGPLLPCVSIAEVVAFAQAEEDHLGLVPIENSSGGMILETVDLLLDEAQPLFIQEELSLHVRLALIGRSGEQPRIVYSHWAPLGHCRHWIERRFPRAELRVAGSTSEAARLSAKTPGAAALATREAAAAAGLAVLHYPVEEGIVNLTQFVLLGRSKPAPGGRETSLVFSLPQEPGSLCSFLEAFRAEGINLKRIVSRPVPGQPNTYVFFASLEGSDQEGPMERALRKAEGRASRCRSLGSYPVLAPYES, from the coding sequence TTGCCCACGATCGCCTATCTCGGTCCCGAGCATACCTTTTCCCATCTGGTCGCTCGGAAGAGGTTCCCGGATGGCCCGCTTCTGCCCTGCGTCTCGATCGCCGAGGTGGTCGCCTTCGCGCAGGCGGAGGAAGATCATCTGGGCCTCGTCCCGATCGAAAACTCCTCGGGCGGGATGATCCTGGAGACAGTCGATCTCCTTCTGGACGAAGCCCAGCCGCTCTTCATTCAGGAAGAGCTCTCTCTCCACGTCCGGCTGGCCCTGATCGGACGTTCCGGGGAGCAGCCCCGCATCGTCTATTCGCACTGGGCGCCCCTGGGTCATTGCCGACATTGGATCGAACGCCGGTTTCCTCGGGCCGAGCTGCGGGTTGCCGGAAGCACCTCCGAGGCCGCCCGCCTTTCGGCGAAGACGCCCGGAGCTGCCGCGCTGGCCACGCGCGAGGCGGCAGCGGCAGCCGGGCTTGCCGTGCTCCACTACCCGGTGGAAGAAGGGATCGTCAATCTGACCCAGTTTGTCCTCTTGGGCAGGAGCAAGCCCGCTCCCGGGGGCCGAGAGACGAGCCTCGTTTTCTCCCTGCCACAGGAGCCGGGAAGCCTCTGTTCGTTCCTGGAAGCGTTTCGCGCCGAAGGGATCAACCTGAAGCGGATCGTTTCCCGACCCGTGCCGGGGCAGCCGAACACCTACGTCTTCTTCGCCAGCTTGGAGGGCAGCGACCAAGAAGGTCCGATGGAGAGGGCGCTCAGGAAGGCCGAGGGGCGGGCGAGCCGGTGCCGGTCCCTGGGTTCTTATCCGGTCCTTGCCCCTTACGAGTCGTAG
- a CDS encoding antitoxin MazE family protein — MKQERGEKPPRVKLREHRNRLRAQGRRPIQVWVPDVRASSFRVEAHRQSPAVAAGAHAAEDQAFIDAASDEDDE, encoded by the coding sequence ATGAAGCAGGAGAGAGGGGAGAAGCCCCCCCGGGTGAAGCTTCGTGAGCATCGCAACCGGCTGCGCGCTCAGGGACGGCGGCCGATCCAGGTTTGGGTGCCGGACGTGCGGGCATCGTCCTTCCGGGTGGAGGCGCACCGGCAGTCGCCTGCCGTGGCGGCGGGCGCCCATGCGGCCGAGGACCAGGCGTTCATCGACGCAGCGTCTGACGAGGACGATGAATGA
- a CDS encoding DUF3817 domain-containing protein codes for MPDRTLIRRLRLASLLEGFTLLLLLFVAVPAKHLFGHPMAVRVVGSVHGLFFLFFLWSLIAAASAGGWSRGELVRIFIGAFIPFGVFLNAPLLKQKELVVTVSEPRGEGR; via the coding sequence ATGCCTGATCGCACGCTCATCCGGAGGCTGCGCCTCGCCTCGCTGCTCGAGGGCTTCACCTTGCTTTTGCTCCTCTTCGTGGCCGTTCCCGCCAAGCACCTTTTCGGCCATCCAATGGCCGTCCGGGTTGTCGGCTCGGTTCATGGCCTCTTTTTCCTCTTCTTTCTCTGGAGCCTGATTGCGGCTGCTTCCGCTGGAGGCTGGTCTCGCGGTGAGCTTGTGCGCATCTTCATCGGGGCCTTCATCCCCTTCGGCGTCTTTCTCAACGCTCCTCTGCTCAAGCAGAAGGAGCTGGTCGTGACCGTCAGCGAACCGAGGGGGGAGGGCCGTTGA
- a CDS encoding L,D-transpeptidase, whose amino-acid sequence MRIFGRGWLVFGLALSLPALALFLPGPSAWARKTHSRSRSAAAHHRLHPSAAPERIVKVSLENRVVYVMEGNRPLLVAPTCSGKPGYATPTGQFRVRGKATRRRSGKYGFWVKENQAVEGTKAGGPPDKNPGWKYVGYPMPFWVGFLPGYGFHEGFLWSSPGTHGCLHLTGRDAERFYELIGRGTRICIAKSQPEDQTLGKGLRHPQDEKAADPPSSFFLSDKSFTTPWEDLLKPANGLGAEEPDATTRKGQGPDKNPGTGTGSPAPRPS is encoded by the coding sequence ATGCGTATTTTTGGGCGTGGTTGGCTCGTTTTCGGTCTTGCCCTGTCGCTGCCGGCTCTCGCGCTCTTCCTCCCCGGTCCTTCCGCCTGGGCTCGGAAGACCCACTCGCGTTCCCGGAGCGCCGCCGCCCACCATCGGCTCCATCCGTCCGCTGCTCCCGAGCGGATCGTCAAGGTCTCTCTGGAAAATCGGGTCGTCTACGTGATGGAAGGCAACCGTCCGCTCCTGGTCGCCCCGACCTGCTCGGGCAAGCCCGGATATGCCACGCCCACGGGCCAATTTCGTGTCAGGGGCAAGGCCACGCGGCGCCGCTCGGGCAAGTATGGATTCTGGGTCAAGGAGAACCAGGCGGTCGAAGGGACAAAAGCCGGGGGACCTCCCGACAAGAACCCCGGGTGGAAGTATGTCGGCTACCCGATGCCCTTCTGGGTGGGGTTCCTGCCCGGCTACGGCTTTCACGAAGGATTCCTCTGGTCCTCTCCCGGAACACACGGCTGCCTCCACCTGACCGGCAGAGACGCCGAGCGCTTCTACGAGTTGATCGGCAGGGGGACGCGCATTTGCATTGCAAAGAGCCAGCCGGAGGATCAGACCCTCGGGAAAGGGCTTCGCCATCCCCAGGATGAAAAGGCGGCCGACCCTCCTTCGTCTTTCTTCCTCTCGGACAAGAGCTTCACCACTCCTTGGGAAGATCTCCTCAAGCCGGCCAACGGACTCGGAGCAGAGGAGCCGGACGCTACGACTCGTAAGGGGCAAGGACCGGATAAGAACCCAGGGACCGGCACCGGCTCGCCCGCCCCTCGGCCTTCCTGA
- a CDS encoding type II toxin-antitoxin system RelE/ParE family toxin → MIVGFRDEWLRAFFVDDAQSRNIPSDLEARLFRKLQMIDDATTDHDLRVPPSNHFEKLKGNLAGLHSIRVSKQYRLVFRSDGERGEADGIYLDDHSYR, encoded by the coding sequence TTGATCGTTGGCTTTCGGGATGAATGGTTGCGGGCCTTCTTCGTGGACGACGCCCAATCCCGCAACATCCCATCCGACCTGGAAGCCAGGTTGTTCCGCAAGCTCCAGATGATCGACGACGCCACGACCGATCACGACTTGCGTGTGCCGCCCAGCAACCATTTCGAGAAGCTGAAAGGCAATCTGGCAGGCCTCCACTCGATCCGCGTCAGCAAGCAATACCGGCTGGTCTTTCGCTCGGATGGTGAACGCGGCGAGGCCGACGGCATCTATCTGGACGATCACAGCTACCGATGA
- a CDS encoding RDD family protein, whose product MVRYYWRRRITADLIDAFGAYFVALVLFQLEGFAATFYLSHHHEAIATFRAIGMPAAFILGPWAYFALLERSSHGATQGKTWLNLRVYTAEGEPVTLVRATLRHLCRIAGAILTLWPLFLSGAKLPSLLHWGLLLLSIPSALWIYYRFVDRLSGTHVVPSEYPPPPSQG is encoded by the coding sequence ATGGTTCGGTACTACTGGCGGCGGAGAATCACGGCCGACCTGATCGATGCCTTCGGTGCCTACTTCGTGGCCCTCGTGCTCTTTCAGCTCGAAGGCTTCGCTGCGACCTTCTACCTCTCCCACCATCATGAGGCGATCGCTACCTTCCGGGCGATCGGCATGCCGGCGGCCTTTATCCTCGGCCCCTGGGCCTATTTCGCTCTCTTGGAGCGGAGCTCGCATGGCGCCACGCAGGGAAAGACCTGGCTCAACCTTCGCGTCTATACCGCCGAGGGAGAACCGGTGACCTTGGTGCGTGCCACCCTCCGCCACCTCTGCCGGATCGCAGGGGCAATCCTGACGCTCTGGCCGCTCTTTCTTTCGGGAGCCAAGCTTCCGTCGCTCCTTCACTGGGGTCTTTTGCTGCTGAGCATCCCGTCAGCCCTTTGGATCTACTACCGGTTCGTCGATCGCCTCTCCGGGACTCACGTCGTCCCTAGCGAATACCCTCCCCCACCGTCGCAAGGGTAA